From a region of the Methanolobus tindarius DSM 2278 genome:
- a CDS encoding helix-turn-helix domain-containing protein, producing the protein MDSELLEQIVTNLKDINSKLDKLIVQVDNRDEQISEKERIMADSLDVITLLSLPDHLRTTATTLFEIGPATADEISKITNKERAVESNYLNQLVRMNHVRKYREGRKVYFRINDSLKKK; encoded by the coding sequence TTGGACTCTGAACTCCTTGAACAGATTGTCACCAATTTAAAAGACATTAATTCCAAACTTGACAAGCTCATAGTACAGGTTGATAACAGGGACGAACAGATCAGCGAAAAAGAAAGAATCATGGCTGATTCCCTGGACGTTATCACATTGTTGTCCCTTCCCGACCATCTTAGGACAACTGCCACAACATTATTTGAGATTGGACCTGCAACGGCAGATGAGATCTCAAAAATAACAAATAAAGAAAGAGCAGTTGAAAGTAACTATCTTAACCAGCTTGTCAGAATGAACCATGTACGGAAATACAGAGAAGGAAGGAAAGTATATTTCCGTATCAACGATAGCTTAAAGAAAAAATAA
- a CDS encoding MinD/ParA family ATP-binding protein: MTLTLAIHSSKGGTGKTSIAMNLAVAFASTGKNTCLIDLDLRGPSLCSMFEPKTHFWINDFLSGKCNINDTLTDVKGEMGTEAHMYLSFSNPDIREIRDLVSKDRDWQASALKALMNGKRELSEKDLDVIIFDTSPGVEYESINAVAASDMVIIVHNDTNACTSCTEQLINGVYSLLDKKCGIIDNMSHRNIIDIIDTKRYGVPVLATIPCMCEIATRSKDEILVHTEPEHLFSKSIFSIKEKIEAMK, translated from the coding sequence ATGACACTCACATTAGCAATCCATTCTTCCAAAGGCGGTACAGGGAAAACCAGTATTGCAATGAACCTAGCAGTTGCTTTTGCATCTACCGGGAAAAACACGTGTCTTATAGATCTTGATCTTAGAGGACCGTCACTCTGCTCAATGTTTGAGCCTAAAACCCATTTCTGGATTAATGATTTCCTTTCAGGGAAATGCAATATAAATGACACACTTACAGATGTCAAAGGCGAAATGGGAACTGAAGCTCATATGTACCTTAGTTTTTCAAACCCGGATATCAGAGAGATAAGAGATCTGGTAAGTAAAGATCGTGACTGGCAGGCAAGTGCCCTTAAAGCTCTAATGAACGGAAAGAGAGAACTTTCAGAAAAGGATCTTGATGTAATAATATTCGACACCAGTCCGGGAGTGGAATATGAGTCAATTAATGCAGTGGCAGCATCTGATATGGTAATCATAGTACACAATGATACCAATGCCTGTACCAGCTGTACAGAACAGCTTATAAACGGAGTTTATTCCCTTCTTGATAAAAAATGTGGCATTATTGACAACATGTCCCATCGTAATATAATCGACATAATCGATACTAAAAGATACGGAGTCCCTGTTCTTGCAACAATTCCATGTATGTGTGAGATTGCAACCCGAAGCAAGGATGAAATCCTTGTCCATACAGAGCCGGAACATCTGTTCTCAAAGAGCATTTTTTCTATAAAAGAAAAGATCGAAGCAATGAAGTGA